Proteins co-encoded in one Deltaproteobacteria bacterium genomic window:
- a CDS encoding YbjQ family protein: MFELIVFLILTAAGYIMGTLAEKKHYKSIEAREKKFIKMAAVNFKTLPSGEIKASRFALGNVVVSIDYFKRILAGLRNIFGGSVASYETLVDRARREAILRMKESVPGADMIINVRIETSTIGKNANRRKQIGSVEALAYGTAIKFKEKA; the protein is encoded by the coding sequence ATGTTTGAATTAATAGTATTCCTTATACTGACTGCTGCCGGTTATATAATGGGTACCTTAGCCGAGAAGAAGCACTACAAGTCCATTGAGGCGAGGGAAAAGAAATTTATCAAGATGGCTGCCGTTAATTTCAAAACCCTTCCTTCGGGGGAAATAAAGGCATCAAGGTTTGCTTTAGGTAACGTAGTGGTTTCCATTGATTATTTTAAAAGAATCCTGGCAGGGCTCAGGAATATTTTTGGTGGAAGTGTGGCTTCTTATGAAACGCTCGTTGACAGAGCGAGACGTGAGGCCATATTGAGAATGAAAGAGAGCGTTCCTGGAGCCGATATGATCATCAACGTGAGGATAGAGACGTCGACTATCGGAAAAAATGCCAACAGGAGAAAGCAGATCGGGAGTGTGGAAGCCCTGGCCTATGGTACGGCAATCAAGTTTAAGGAAAAAGCTTGA
- a CDS encoding M48 family metallopeptidase — protein MKYTPKALEGNVNVTNVSPVKEFFVLMGGVLAIVIIIYAALGIAVDQMVERIPQKMDSLLGVVFSAKFSDEKRSDDEIKLQRMVDELIEKYPQMGSDYRVHIVDSRTVNAVAMPGGNIIIFSQLLSEIESENELAFILAHELGHFANRDHLRGLGRGLILIALSTMIMGQDSAATDFLMNSLVTAEMKFSQSQEKSADAFALEMLSRRYGHVSGAGDFFKRLNSKNKAGKIRYYFASHPHPEDRIKALDRLVKEKNYSMGEIKGVEKNLLPSGQE, from the coding sequence TTGAAGTATACTCCCAAAGCGCTTGAAGGGAACGTTAATGTAACAAACGTGTCTCCCGTTAAGGAGTTTTTTGTCCTTATGGGGGGAGTCCTTGCCATCGTGATTATTATTTATGCTGCCCTCGGTATTGCAGTAGACCAGATGGTAGAGCGCATACCGCAGAAGATGGATTCACTTCTTGGTGTCGTTTTTTCGGCAAAGTTTTCAGATGAAAAGAGAAGTGACGATGAAATTAAACTCCAGAGGATGGTCGATGAACTCATCGAAAAATATCCTCAAATGGGAAGTGACTACAGGGTTCATATTGTTGATTCCAGAACGGTAAATGCCGTTGCCATGCCGGGCGGTAATATCATTATTTTTTCACAGCTTTTAAGTGAAATAGAGTCGGAAAATGAACTTGCCTTCATCCTTGCCCACGAACTGGGGCACTTTGCCAACAGGGACCACCTTCGTGGATTGGGCCGGGGACTTATCCTTATCGCTCTTTCCACTATGATTATGGGTCAGGACAGTGCCGCCACGGATTTCCTCATGAATTCTCTGGTTACAGCAGAAATGAAGTTTTCTCAATCCCAGGAAAAGTCAGCCGATGCCTTTGCCCTTGAAATGCTTAGTCGCAGATATGGGCATGTATCAGGAGCCGGTGATTTCTTTAAAAGGTTAAATTCGAAGAATAAGGCGGGTAAAATACGCTATTATTTTGCCTCCCATCCTCATCCCGAGGACAGGATAAAGGCGCTTGACAGGCTGGTTAAGGAGAAAAATTATTCTATGGGAGAAATAAAAGGGGTTGAGAAAAACCTGTTGCCATCAGGGCAAGAGTAA
- a CDS encoding PilZ domain-containing protein yields MGKNERRLPRKHIIYFSEVHDKSNPLFSAHLVDISKEGIMVITRDMIEANKHFQLEIVLPDEVDGRDKINCRAVSKWSKKDVNPDYYATGFEIEGIDIIDSELIEFLIYEYGFND; encoded by the coding sequence ATGGGGAAGAATGAGAGAAGACTGCCGAGGAAGCATATTATTTACTTTTCAGAGGTTCATGATAAATCGAACCCCCTCTTTTCAGCGCATCTGGTGGATATCTCTAAAGAAGGCATTATGGTCATAACCAGGGATATGATCGAAGCAAACAAACATTTTCAACTCGAAATTGTTCTCCCTGACGAGGTAGATGGAAGAGACAAGATTAATTGCAGGGCTGTCAGTAAATGGAGCAAAAAGGATGTTAATCCCGACTATTACGCAACGGGTTTCGAAATTGAAGGGATCGATATTATCGATAGCGAGCTTATTGAATTCCTCATTTATGAGTATGGATTTAATGATTGA
- a CDS encoding DUF2845 domain-containing protein — protein MKITVFAVAISFTLAIMTAPSYADKRCGGDLISTGKLMYETEEKCGEPLSKERVGEVRYLVEKGKVERVIYITELVYKESGGYYVLTFEGSRLIKSEFLR, from the coding sequence ATGAAAATAACAGTATTTGCAGTAGCTATCTCCTTCACACTTGCAATCATGACTGCCCCTTCATATGCCGATAAACGATGTGGCGGTGATTTGATTTCCACCGGTAAATTAATGTATGAAACGGAAGAAAAATGTGGTGAACCCTTATCAAAAGAAAGAGTAGGGGAAGTGAGATACCTGGTGGAAAAGGGCAAGGTTGAAAGGGTTATTTATATTACTGAACTGGTGTATAAGGAAAGCGGTGGTTACTATGTGCTTACCTTTGAGGGAAGCAGACTGATAAAATCTGAATTCCTGAGATAA